A window of the Zeugodacus cucurbitae isolate PBARC_wt_2022May chromosome 2, idZeuCucr1.2, whole genome shotgun sequence genome harbors these coding sequences:
- the Arrdc3_2 gene encoding arrestin domain-containing protein 3, with translation MASKCTITFDNNPMGVYYAGQTVSGVAELITTRPKTIRSIYISVCGHAETRWTENVTKQDTEGKPQKTIETFSGSELYYSSENHVYGQSGGVQIELPPGKYAFPFQATIPPNAPTSFNGSWGQVQHEVALVIDRVMRYDNKFKQGYTVISPYDLNLNPDHMKPFQKIEEKTFCWSFCCGTKGPMVMHVKVPFSAYTPGQKIRFNVVLDNQSDVHCSDVKVRLMKKVTFTSRNPEAKRQVVEVKVADNHCGEVVKNNKAEFNEYLQIPSTTPTSLENCSLIKVSYTLKFIAKVSRIHGDLVIEFPLTIGTVPLYASANDQGPVTTQPGSGPVYKPLPPPMFEEDVRSEQFEDNTFRPRYPVFLSDAGLQTGGNGPSNQPLPPSNGIYPSNIAPAPAPAPAAPMPSTPQHNNSIPPHNYTPSPASPTPSAPALNNATARPSPAPASGGGGNVEVLGFSLPPDYEPTPAPAPGSKPGIGWK, from the exons ATGGCTAGCAAATGCACCATAACATTTGACAATAACCCGATGGGTGTCTATTATGCCGGCCAAACGGTTTCCGGCGTGGCGGAGTTAATAACAACAAGGCCGAAAACTATTAGAT CTATCTACATCAGCGTTTGCGGTCACGCTGAAACCCGCTGGACGGAGAATGTAACCAAGCAAGACACTGAGGGTAAACCGCAAAAGACTATCGAAACGTTTTCTGGTTCCGAGTTGTATTACAGCAGTGAGAATCATGTTTATGGACAAAGTGGTGGTGTGCAAATCGAATTGCCGCCCGGCAAGTATGCATTCCCCTTTCAGGCGACCATACCACCGAATGCGCCCACATCGTTTAATGGTTCATGGGGTCAGGTGCAGCATGAGGTCGCATTGGTGATCGATCGTGTCATGCGTTATGACAATAAATTCAAACAGGGCTACACGGTGATATCACCATATGATTTGAACCTCAATCCAGACCATATG AAACCATTTCAAAAGATCGAAGAAAAGACATTTTGTTGGAGTTTTTGTTGTGGCACCAAAGGACCGATGGTTATGCATGTAAAGGTACCGTTTTCCGCTTACACACCTGGCCAGAAGATACGTTTCAATGTGGTGCTGGATAATCAGTCTGATGTGCACTGCTCCGATGTAAAAGTGCGCCTAATGAAGAAGGTCACTTTCACTAGCCGCAATCCGGAAGCTAAGCGGCAAGTGGTGGAAGTCAAAGTGGCTGATAATCACTGTGGTGAAGTTGTTAAGAATAATAAAGCGGAATTCAATGAATATTTGCAAATTCCTTCGACCACACCCACTTCACTGGAGAATTGCAGTCTCATTAAAGTGAGTTATACTTTGAAATTTATAGCCAAAGTTTCGCGCATACACGGTGATTTGGTAATCGAATTTCCACTAACCATCGGCACGGTGCCGTTATATGCTAGCGCTAACGATCAAGGTCCGGTTACGACTCAACCTGGCTCAGGACCAGTCTACAAGCCACTAC CACCACCTATGTTCGAAGAGGATGTACGTAGCGAGCAATTTGAAGATAACACATTCCGTCCACGTTATCCTGTTTTTCTCAGTGATGCTGGCTTGCAAACTGGTGGTAACGGACCAAGTAATCAACCATTGCCACCATCAAATGGTATTTATCCCTCAAATATAGCTCCGGCACCGGCACCGGCCCCTGCAGCACCAATGCCTTCTACGCCACAACATAACAATTCTATACCACCTCACAATTATACGCCCTCGCCAGCTTCACCCACACCTTCAGCACCAGCCTTAAATAACGCTACTGCGCGTCCGTCACCTGCCCCGGCATCTGGTGGTGGCGGCAATGTAGAGGTTCTTGGTTTCAGTTTGCCACCGGACTATGAGCCCACACCGGCGCCAGCGCCAGGTTCGAAGCCTGGTATTGGTTGGAAATGA